TTACACGCCTTCATTACTACAGTACTTTCACAAAGTTACACGCCTTCATTACTACAGTACTTTCACAAAATTACACAACCCCTGGGGCGTGGTTGGCTGTTAGacaaatacatttcatatataCCTTTAATTTGTTGTTATGTCCCTCTATACGTGTATCTTGAGATTCTGTATCCAGACCATGGTGGTAGGGATTCACGTCACTTTTCTTAGCATTAACTACATAAGATACATGCAATTGTCTGTCTGTAAATTGAAACAAAAGTCTTTaaagacaacaaaatcacaTAAGTAAGTATTACTAGTACTACTAGAAAACATTAGCAGTGATGTCGAGTAAAAACGAAGCTTTCCTATAAAATGTAGCAGGGTCTGGTTTATGGTTTCTGTATCTTTATGACTCTTCATATATACTGAGCATTCTGACCAAGGTGACCGGCCTGCAGACAGAAGAGATCACGGCACACaagtgtttattttacagtCTGAATTGGTCTTATAAAAGAGGTAATCCAATAATGTTCCACGTCGATATTGAGAGAAACATCTGATGGGCACGACGTAACGAtcaagtgtctcgtcgtgctttatatatgtgtataccacTTACATTATTGGAGCAGTATAAGAGGCATGGCAGGGGCGTAGGAAACGGCGTAGGAAATTGCCCCCCCCTGTTCCCcagggcggggggggggggggggcaaacatgtctttttgcacccccccccccattttcgtcgAGTGAAATGCACATTTGAATTTGTTAATATATGTCTTTGTAAGACAATcaataattcattattattttgagttacacaacaatgtgccgatggtgtgaatccggtatgttcagatcgcgcagggttgcataataagataacactcacaattatcatttctaaatgcaggaaACATTAacgtgttaagaacgcttaaaaattatcaagatacaaaatcataatatttttttctcgggAGGGGGGAGGAGACCCCGTGACTGTCTGTAGATGattacaaggattatatgtaatgataaatgaaaaaaaaaagtatatcaagtattttcctgtgggtgcggggcgcgcgagggggggggggggggtggtgttACGAAATAtggaggacctttgcccccccattacgtttcatcttcctacgccactgcatGGCATTTCTCTctgatacattttataaattacaaagAGCTGACAATGTGATAACATGATAATAGATGCGTACAAATATCAAACGAACCCCTGTGATACGAGACTCGGTATTAAAAATACTCTATGATCTATCGAATCCCTGTGATAAGAGAATGGGTACAAGCCTCGAACGGACCCGTACTGCGGTAATGAATAGTACTATAACTCTGTTATGATATTAACCCCTGACTGTGATAAGAAACCATATGATAAACGATTAAGTTTAAGTCACTGTCGTATCAGTCTCTATCGAAACTAACCGTTATATaatataatggattcggtactGTAAAAGGTCTGTACATTACTGTAACGATCCCCTGTGAAAGTGGTCCGAACCCCTGCACAGGAAAATATGGAAATTGGTGCTAACAATTAGCAGTTATTACTTACAATGAACtgtgctgaatttttcaaattgaCACTTTCTAATAAGTTGAACACAGAATCTcttgaaaaacaaagattttgacattttaacacTGACGTGTCCTTACACCAAAATACACCCACGAGGGTTTCCTTCGTCCTCGGTTGTTAACATACATGAGGTGGATAAATATAGAGAGCTTCCAAAAAATTTCTGATCACGAGTTATTGCTGCGTTTGTCATAAACAGGGTTTGAGAGTTATTATCGAGCGTTGCATTGACGTGGATTGTAAATGCTGCAATCACAACAAGCGATGAGTCAAATGCTCTGTATATATTCGAGATTCTGTTGATGATTTTCCATAGAATTTAGCGCCTGCTTGTTGGAaacatataatgtaagtatattTAAGTTAGTGATACACATATGTAagctgtaaaacaaaataattgtcATGGTTGATTTGGAGTCATGATGTAGATTATCTCTTCCGTAACACACTCGGTAACATTTTAAAAGTAGCTGAGTAGGCCTAGATCTAGCATCCCTATGGTCTTGTTGTCAGATCACGGGTGctttcatcctcgatattccagggtttactatcacAAGGGATTTGGATAGCCTAGTATCTTGATTTCTGCCATCACTGCCATTATATCCACCACTGTAACAtgccatagcaaaactgaaagaTTTGTGCTGTTGTATGCGACAACAGATGAGACAGGTTGTTTCAGTTTGGTTCTTTGTTAACCGTATAACAGACTAAACGctatatatatcaaaagaatTGTATTGTACACATACACTGAAGTTGACTATgtagctttgaagttgggtttcattttgacattttcgTCCAACCAAGTTAATTAACATGTTGCAGGTAGTAATGATACACTATGCAGGTACTGTATCTTACACATTGTTATGTTCCAAGCTCtgaatatgaaatgaagagGTGGTGCAACAGGGACACCTGGTGTTAGGATATTTGGTGTGTTTTATTATCTTCATGGGAACTTTTTTATTtctcaaatacatgtatgtggacCATTTCAGCTAACCACAGACATTGTTATAACACAAGATATAGTGAGATCAGCTATcatgtaaattatttatcaataaaatgtttgtttactttcagataAACACTACACATTCAAGAAGAAGTTGAGTCTAATATCtgaacaacaaacacattcacAGAGGAGCTGAGTCTAATATCTGAACAACAATGGAAATAATCAGTCTGATAATATTTGGTATTATTGTATACATACTGTGGACTTGTTGTGGTGGCAGCAGCAGTAAAAAGACATATTCCACAGCATCAATGTCATCGAGAGAGAAGACGAGCTGCACTCAGAGTAACCTTTACCCTGACCTTAGCCAGCTCCAGAACAACAGTATATTTAACCTTTTTGGCGGAGGTAGTTATGAAGCTATCCTTGACAAGTTCAGTACGTTAGAGGAGGTACAGACAGCCATAAGGAAAGCCGGACTAGAATCATGCAATCTGATATTTGGTAATTATGTTATAAGTTTATCAATTGCAGGTAAATGTGTTATTGGTTtatcaattacaggtaaatgTTATTCAGGGTTAGTtacttatatatagtaaatatttaGCATACCTGTTTGAATTGTCTATATGTCAAGGTAATCTGACATGTTGACAAGGCgctgctatatatatatttactcgGTACTACCAAGCttgcagaaaaaaaatgaatgtttccTAGCTTgaccattgttatacacaatgtGTATCTGAGTGTAATAAAagtattgaattgaattgaattgatattCATAATAATTCATTATTCAAGCCCCGATCTAGGGATGCTGAATACTGAAACAGCTTCAgttaattaaatacatgtaactgaGTGAAAACCATAACCTGCAGTATAGCTGTATAAAAGACAGTGTTAATTATAAGCTGACAGTAGAAACAGGTATTTGAAgtcattataaaaacaaaatattgttaaattgttTTTCAGAAGTTCCCAGATGTCAATTGCTCATGCCATTAGATGCTACCATATTTTTCTGTTGTTTAATAACCAATCTGCTTTGTAGGGGTTGATTATACGGCCAGTAATTTGCAGCAAGGCATACAAACGTTTGGCGGCCGGTCCTTGCATGACACTTTCTCTGGAACTCCAAATCCTTATCAAAGAGTATGCAGCTATAGATGTGTTTTAATGTATACATGCTGGTTTGTTTATAGCCTATACCTAAACTAATTCTGACGGCTTGACTAGTTACTGATACAAACAATACTCATCTCAATTTTCAGTTCCCGTTTTAGAATGCTTATACTTTGATACACTGTACTGTGCATGTGGATTTTCTTTGTCTTTGCTTGTTTATGGGCTACCATACTCATAAACCATCAATTAGTGTTGTGTCAGTTCagtttgtatgttttatatatgaaGCATGAAAAAGGATTCCATAATTAGAAATTGTTAAATTTTCAAAACGTACTAtagatatttataaatcatcTGACATCATGTTTAAATCATCAAATGTCATCcgttgataaaaaaaaaaaatcaatacttaTTATATTAAGAAAATCTTCACTCTATATAAGAAGTATTtatcattgatataaaaaagCATATCacatttttagctcgcctattgagtaatgttgtcaccccggcgtcagtgttggcgtcccatttcacgttaagtttttgagcaagtttctgtttcgtcaattgtttaagcttaagtcatcatacatgtttatgattttattttcctaatgtgtatggatgctgacgtgataatacaaccaatttggggccctttagggttttttgagtctgttaatttgtcatatttccatgttaaagtttttgagcaagtttctattttatctattgtttaagcataagtcatcataaatgtttatgattttattttcctatttcctaatgtgtatggatgcatgaacgtgataatacaaccagtTTGGGGGcttttaggggttttttgagtctgttaatttgtcatatttccatgtttaaatagtaaatacttgaacatcaacttcttctgaataggcgagctttgctgttctccaacagctcttgtttaagAAGGATCTTGTAATTTGTAGCCATTGTTATATTAGCTAGGATTTTCATTTCTTAAGTAAGACAATATGTAATATAAGACGGCATTAGTACTAaacctcaacaaaatatgtaaacagaGTAGTAATGTATAGTTATGGAATCCAGTTACTTTCGCTAATTtggatagatatatatattttcttctgcTTTCTGCTTTCATTTTTTCAACAACCTGATCAAGTGGCCTCATTTGAAAGTTTTCGTAACAAAGTTCCGTTAATATTGCTATCAAATATACCTGTATGTACCGGATAAAAAAAGAAAGGAGTTGGTTAGCTATTGGAACAGTAAAGTTTCTCATCTGTTTTAAACATTACAATGTTTCATAGGTTTTCCTCAGTCCTTAGTAAGCCCCAGTCCAAAACAAAACACCTTCCACAGTGTTGGCAATAATGACAGTGGCAGTGAGATTGTTCATAGATGGCAATCACATTCTGGTCTATCAGacttacttcccttcatttcactaGCTTCATCAGTACTGACAGAgtaaaacgaagggaagtaactctgatagacaaacatattgatattaaaaagaGGATTTGTAGTCAATGTTGGCATGCATAACAGGGGAAATGTTTGCAATTATGATATAGGAAGTGTTATAAGTATGGCTCTTAGTGGATGGGTAGGCAGTGGCAATATATTTAATTCACACATTGGGGGTCTGTCACTTGATAGTTGCATTTTTGGGCATTGCTTGATCATTATGAAAGAATATTGTGACTGTAACTGGCTGCTGACGGTTTGGCTTTACTGTAAAATTTAGGCTGTTGATAAACAAAGGAATTAAGTACTAGTAGGGTACGTTATATGATCGCAATCAACGCTGCATGTCCAATTTGAGCTTCATAGTTTTCTAAACTTTGTTACACTTGTAGCATTACAGATTGTTTACCTGCTGTGTGCTGCATGAAGTCATCCTCTTCATGAGTGcagaaaaagtatatattttcatataattctAAGTTAGAActgtgacctttgacctttgtcTTCTTGACCTTCACAGGCATAGACTACACCGTCAGTAATATGCACTCGGGTCAAATGTCATTTGGTGGTAAAAGTCTTCATGCCATAGGACCAATGTTCATGAACCCCTACCAGCAGGTGAGAATatcttttttctgctttacATTCAATTTCCTAGCAGAAATTCATGAACATGCATGGTCAGGAGAAAATAAAGTACTTTGCTCAATTTCATGACTCAAATAATCTAGCTGTTcattatttacctgtagttCATTAGTTACAAAGCCTAAGTTTTTGAAGTGTATGACCTAACATTGTACCTTGATCATTCCTGAATAGTCACACTGGATTGTTTTGAATAGTCAAACTGTGTCTTATAATGATGAATggttatatcatttatatattttaccaaACTAACTTATACTGCagacaaaattgtcaaaaattacactgaaattaaatgataataCTGACAGTATCCTATCTATTTCAAATATTCTAGGAAAAAATTATTAAGAGTAAAATGTACTGAATTTAATGCAATATTTTAGTCAGTTGAAATATTAAAGTGTTGGCTCTGTTATCAAGAGTTGTAAATCTGAGGTACATGGTTTGATGCTTCCTACTCGTGATGGTTTGTGTTTTCTGTGTGAGAAACAAACTGGTCTTTACTGTCATGGTTTTGACATACACTTCCCCCAGCAATTAGAATGCTTTGTAAAGCATGTGATGCAGTCTTCCTGTATGTGATCCACCCAGATAGCCATCAGCTAACACAAAGAAACTTTCCTCAATAATCTGTCCTATTACAATAACCGTAGTGAAGAACACAAGTCTGGCCACTTGAATCATTTCAAATCTTCTCATTCTACTTAACATACCAATTGTATCTATGTTCATCTGAGTTGTCCAgcattattttgaattttcaaaataaaatcgcatacatttttgtatatcaatAAATCTGGCTTAACAGTAAACACTGATAACCTATTATTCTTTACAGGACAAAGTACAAGTTAATCAAACTTGATTATATCATATTTCACTTCAAATAAGACACCCACACCCCACCCATGGAataaataaaggtcaaaagtggtggggggtCTTTTTTGCAGACAAATCCCCTAATTATGAAAGGTTATGAAAACAGGTGGTGGACCTAACCGTCTTACTTACAACAGGAGTCTTATTTGTGGtgaaatatgatattgtatatatggaaagAGGAAACTCAAATTAACTTTGTATGCTTGTATAGTTCTTTAAAATTTCTATCTGTATATCGCGGTCACCATTTATAATccataatatattatttacaatggTAAATCTATTTTTACtaacaataatacatattttcagGTACTTAATGTAAGCTGTGTTTGTAATGAACAGAAAATGAAgtacattattattatacttaCTTATAACTCTTTATCTGAAATGTATATCTGACGTGACTCAATCCTGTATAATTCTTCtaaagcaaatatatatattcttttttaaTGAGTCAAAGTAAaactttgtatatttgtataaaaaaattgaGCTGTTTGTGGTTAAagatttaataaaacattaattaaatattaatatttgatatgaatagatttgtatattaaatatattactCCTTCCTTCCACAGGTTATTTGTATCCTCGGAGAGACGTTAGAACCatttgatgatgatggtatCATCCCTGCGTTTGGCTTTGGAGATGTGTCCACTAGAGGCCATGGTGTATTTGCTTTTCGGACTGAAGTATGTATACAGATAGTAATGTAATGTATGAATAGGATATCCATTCATTTGCTTAAAAAGTACATGCTCGTACAATTTTTAAATGTCTTGACTCTCGAAAGTTTTCAAGACGTAATCAATCTTAGAGAATCTTGAgtcttttgaatattttaatcgAAAAGCTTTGTgcagaaaacaaacaaaacaaaaaaagtagTTAACATTTGCTGGTTTATAAGTAAAAGAATacttttctgttttattttaccttaaccttttgtttttttttattttcagggATATTGTAATGGGTTCCATGACGTCCTGGAAGCTTACAACCAGATAACACCAAACGTGAGAATGAGTGGTCCAACAAACTTCGCTCCTCTTATTCGACAAGCTATCGACATTGTAAAGAAAACAAAGTCTGTAAGTACTCTAGTTTTGTCTGATAGTGGATTGCAATGTGAACATTTGAACATTAATCGTGAAACAAAACTTCCAAGAATTTGCTGATGAAGGAAAGTGAGTCTAATGGGATATTGTCACTTGATCACCTCATTAAGCTAGCATGGCCCCTTTATCCCAGAGTAGACAGCTAGACTCATTTATAACAGCATCCTATATCTACAACTGTCTACAAAACTTGATCAAAagtaacataaaaatatacttggtacatgaaataattgataataatCGATCTTGAACAGTATAAGGAAAGAATCAATATAGACACTGCCTGTTATCCAATCCTTTTGTtgatcaatgaaatattttgaattgaatcTTTATCagtaagggagacaactataTGAGCATTTTCTAGGCATATGcaattaaagggagataactaggTTCATTTTTCCTTGTCTCTTACATAATACTTTATATGAGAGTTTAGACAAGAACATTGATGGTTTTACTTTGGCACTAAGGGGAGATGGATTATGAGTGTTTCTTTATTACAGTATCACATTCTGGTGATTGTAGCAGACGGTCAGGTGACCAACGAACAGGACACAATAAACGCTATTGTGGAAGCTTCAAGATGGCCACTCTCCATCGTGATGGTTGGCGTAGGGGATGGACCCTGGGAAGTTATGAAAGAGTTCGATGATAAAATTCCTCACAGAAAATTTGATAATTTCCAGTTTGTAGACTTTAACAGTGTGATGGTGTCCTCGAGAAATCCTCAGGCAGCGTTTGCTCTACATGCATTGATGGAAATACCGGACCAATATAAACTCATACAGAAACATGGACTACTCAAGTtctaatatgtatataatacctTATTTCAGTCTCATGTCATATGAACTCTGTTTTATATATAGGGCAAGACGCCCACTGGTGgtaataatgatttaaaataacatttttgtatatttattgtgtGTAAAGTGTCTTATGCTAATcacaatgttaatatatatgataatatgatttaatttaaGGCAAAGATTTGTCACTTCAATATATTGAATTACA
The nucleotide sequence above comes from Argopecten irradians isolate NY chromosome 1, Ai_NY, whole genome shotgun sequence. Encoded proteins:
- the LOC138319266 gene encoding uncharacterized protein isoform X1; this translates as MEIISLIIFGIIVYILWTCCGGSSSKKTYSTASMSSREKTSCTQSNLYPDLSQLQNNSIFNLFGGGSYEAILDKFSTLEEVQTAIRKAGLESCNLIFGIDYTVSNMHSGQMSFGGKSLHAIGPMFMNPYQQVICILGETLEPFDDDGIIPAFGFGDVSTRGHGVFAFRTEGYCNGFHDVLEAYNQITPNVRMSGPTNFAPLIRQAIDIVKKTKSYHILVIVADGQVTNEQDTINAIVEASRWPLSIVMVGVGDGPWEVMKEFDDKIPHRKFDNFQFVDFNSVMVSSRNPQAAFALHALMEIPDQYKLIQKHGLLKF
- the LOC138319266 gene encoding uncharacterized protein isoform X2, whose product is MEIISLIIFGIIVYILWTCCGGSSSKKTYSTASMSSREKTSCTQSNLYPDLSQLQNNSIFNLFGGGSYEAILDKFSTLEEVQTAIRKAGLESCNLIFGVDYTASNLQQGIQTFGGRSLHDTFSGTPNPYQRVICILGETLEPFDDDGIIPAFGFGDVSTRGHGVFAFRTEGYCNGFHDVLEAYNQITPNVRMSGPTNFAPLIRQAIDIVKKTKSYHILVIVADGQVTNEQDTINAIVEASRWPLSIVMVGVGDGPWEVMKEFDDKIPHRKFDNFQFVDFNSVMVSSRNPQAAFALHALMEIPDQYKLIQKHGLLKF